One genomic region from Halomicrobium zhouii encodes:
- a CDS encoding tRNA-guanine transglycosylase: MQPATTNQVTYTVNATAGQARAGRLTTPNATVETPTLFPVLNFYAGGMERSVFGGGVHRTVKECLIGADRVGGEEYSEYFDGVMTSVASLTDYNISRERYEDYLSVPIKERDIFEPLSAMLFLDSGGFKFLNSDEIDGSDFEVEIDQRTIYEMQQKMGADIIVNLDHPIAPDDDYDTRIEKARKTGANIAEFVDLSSDFGGARYLTLHGYNYSMMDAFLDEITDAVPLEVLQETFDGVALGSLVPKKDNRDALITAVTDCRQIMRDWGFEGRPLHVLGISSRAIPLLAALGADSFDSMTYMYHAINGKYSRSLMEAEPVDDVDFSTCDCPVCNNDTLVGMMRKEGTEYRKDEIGPVAMHNLIIHMREVREIRRCIQTGRTEPLIEYIESNVARDKRIRQYAHQVVNDALGGYF, translated from the coding sequence ATGCAACCAGCGACTACTAACCAGGTAACCTATACGGTCAATGCGACTGCCGGGCAGGCACGCGCTGGTCGGTTGACGACACCGAACGCGACGGTCGAGACGCCGACGCTGTTCCCGGTGTTGAACTTCTACGCGGGCGGGATGGAACGGAGCGTGTTCGGTGGCGGCGTCCACCGGACCGTCAAAGAGTGCCTCATCGGTGCAGATCGAGTCGGCGGGGAGGAGTACAGCGAGTACTTCGACGGCGTCATGACGTCCGTGGCCTCCCTGACCGATTACAACATCTCCCGGGAGCGCTACGAGGACTACCTCTCCGTCCCGATCAAGGAGCGTGATATCTTCGAGCCTCTCTCCGCAATGCTGTTTCTCGACTCGGGCGGGTTCAAGTTCCTCAACAGCGACGAAATCGACGGGAGCGACTTCGAGGTCGAGATCGACCAGCGAACGATCTACGAGATGCAACAGAAGATGGGCGCGGACATCATCGTCAATCTCGACCACCCGATCGCACCCGACGACGACTACGACACGCGAATCGAGAAGGCACGCAAGACCGGGGCCAACATCGCCGAGTTCGTCGATCTTTCGTCCGACTTCGGGGGAGCCCGGTACCTCACACTCCACGGGTACAACTACTCGATGATGGACGCCTTCCTCGACGAAATCACGGACGCCGTCCCACTCGAGGTCCTCCAGGAGACGTTCGACGGCGTGGCCCTCGGCAGCCTCGTCCCGAAGAAGGACAACCGTGACGCGCTCATCACGGCCGTCACCGACTGCCGACAGATAATGCGAGACTGGGGATTCGAGGGGCGGCCACTCCACGTCCTCGGAATCTCCAGCCGAGCGATTCCGTTGCTCGCCGCGCTCGGCGCCGACTCGTTCGATTCGATGACGTACATGTATCACGCGATCAACGGCAAGTACAGCCGGTCGCTCATGGAGGCGGAACCGGTCGACGACGTCGACTTCTCGACGTGTGACTGTCCGGTCTGTAACAACGACACGCTCGTCGGAATGATGCGGAAGGAAGGAACCGAGTACCGGAAGGACGAGATCGGACCGGTCGCCATGCACAACCTCATCATCCATATGCGGGAGGTGCGTGAGATCCGTCGCTGTATCCAGACGGGACGGACCGAACCGCTGATCGAGTACATCGAATCGAACGTCGCCCGTGACAAACGGATTCGCCAGTACGCACACCAGGTCGTCAACGACGCGCTCGGAGGGTACTTCTAA
- a CDS encoding DUF6884 domain-containing protein: MSTLLVQSCSKSKNQARSPGPAFDIYSGYYYKILKKAIDDGAFVDWLDVCILSAKYGILDRNEEIEVYDRRMDRARAAELRPEVTDALAERVATGGYDTIVVNAGKTYQQAIEDESIPIPVQYIDGDGLGKKGQALKRFVRGKDAARIEGS; the protein is encoded by the coding sequence ATGTCGACGCTGCTCGTACAGTCCTGTTCAAAGTCCAAAAACCAGGCTCGTAGCCCTGGCCCTGCGTTCGATATCTACTCCGGGTACTACTACAAAATACTCAAGAAGGCGATAGATGACGGGGCGTTCGTCGACTGGCTCGACGTCTGTATTCTGTCCGCGAAGTATGGGATTCTCGACAGGAACGAGGAAATCGAGGTGTACGACCGGCGAATGGACCGTGCCCGCGCTGCCGAACTCCGTCCGGAAGTGACCGATGCGCTGGCTGAACGCGTCGCTACCGGGGGGTACGACACCATCGTCGTCAACGCCGGAAAGACCTACCAGCAGGCCATCGAGGACGAGTCCATCCCCATCCCGGTTCAGTATATTGATGGCGACGGCCTCGGCAAGAAGGGACAGGCCCTGAAGCGATTTGTCAGAGGAAAGGACGCGGCCCGAATCGAGGGGAGCTAA
- a CDS encoding DEAD/DEAH box helicase has protein sequence MNTPRDRLDRAVDRAAEVTWWNRNLTKLTDVDGIANSQSFVEDDLVERKGPYVEYVDAPAFHDQTAAEFLSDLGYHQDIVAAITAKLFGGDTDGSLYQHQAETIATIDANDDDNILAVPTATGKTESFFLPILDHCLSTDEEGLKAIVLYPMKTLGVDQLNRFVSYLDEINRRRDPEDRITIGIWDSDTPSRVGTRDHEIEVGSYVRGLECPREDDKLKVLGEMNVGTDDHSYPWLRVTRESIRQGVDILLTGPEALDYMFVSDNQETRGILGEQPGDVPLKHVVFDEAHVWSGIQGAAVSLLSQRLKAYYADRDPQITMVSATVDNPTELAADLTGADETAINTVEFRAREFAAQGTPDFERLAPCTIDDLVTTLALVHVLDVDAGTLSTEYGLGNAVETLQTVGLLTRSSPLSLGNAAGDWVTGPIDQAVARATDSDPERFPDAEAVVTTDRGQTRVVDAVVEASGIQSGWFEYAMANVPEVARFADWFDEETTGVVGFKHYDALVDQVAETGVDDPEGVLQSVLAFGRLAGVVTEKYHTFLKPPYKVYWCRDCERVARDSRCPDCGSDLLEMQFCRRCHQPYVEIGADGTVGDGGVSGRDASADSSFIPVGADASGVPSGGDRCPGCKGTPQLSDVGVPTPSLLSYMLTELCRVSPSKKTLVFSDSRSTAESVGDRIIDTEYGLMAETLYVDELIDRGGRADNYDLFRAVSDRLREEYWDPLIQNDVNEDGTAYNFLRTLLDDIEAHAMLSNCDHLLDSALVTAAPVYETENLEALQVGHALYKLFAGSSAPSFSKQRMQFAGLTREKALDRLDSRLGYDRSLIDRHLDSQLRTLLDVGVISELSWDEARETIQSSSQSEAVKHEVFDFIEAAREEVVERDLTPEPESGVYTRTPKRDDSDLVLLPQAAFCAGCYRSYPVTADGDAPTTCLHCDAALETYQRFRESDEGFVADPGYATAASDWEYAVDHWAYDITRFIRDGAIPEYISVGIHKGNIPHTLRGAIEEGFRKDDPDVNIVSATPTMELGVDIGTLDTVAQVGIPPTLTNYVQRSGRTGRTRGSSSLVVTAIRGNHPVDSHYYGNLETFLGEFEPVRVPDPYEFDELLASHVVTETFAYLARNPHESNVFQKMYRIDERKENLVNFINSVTNQLDILREFMLDERRDAVVRHIEDIFGERGVELFEQVFEGDGPLSLDDRMDKTFSKLTSMSGEGEMNKSFTEQNGRLDGWLSRLGYLANYRSFGQQFPVRFTGANDGIQFEGSGRLYDMFPGEENDLGSVLTLHGTDYIVDDVHGTETPLTTVTVCANDECERPFQSYDADGTTCPHCEEEMVETPVHGVSSVECKAAKGGQKGYTTRGLRSTFIEEPTDDAAIRVDERRSVFGLDARLTYGQLEVTDFVYAFERWHTRGSDKEILRSEAVIERDEAGGSTGSSWQERMADVEEEIYRPVGQQYFTQGLTMRFDEAAVRERYQALAHDTVSWPQALVSLEQAMEKAIAIVAECDRDDFRVKATTTGTDVVVHVVDSRQGGNGITWQVLDRLQAVERRVREVADCDRCSDYCDECLLLARTPAYYLDNDLLDRRTLSAVVGGSQ, from the coding sequence AGACGACCTCGTCGAACGAAAGGGCCCGTACGTGGAGTACGTCGACGCCCCGGCGTTCCACGACCAGACTGCAGCCGAGTTCCTCTCCGATCTCGGCTATCATCAGGACATCGTCGCGGCGATCACGGCGAAGCTGTTCGGTGGCGACACCGACGGCTCGCTCTACCAGCACCAGGCCGAGACGATCGCGACGATCGACGCCAACGACGACGACAACATCCTCGCCGTGCCGACGGCGACGGGGAAGACGGAGTCGTTCTTCCTGCCGATCCTCGACCACTGTCTGTCGACCGACGAGGAAGGGCTGAAGGCGATCGTCCTGTACCCGATGAAGACGCTCGGCGTCGACCAGCTCAACCGGTTCGTCTCGTATCTCGACGAGATCAACCGCCGACGCGATCCGGAAGACCGGATCACGATCGGTATCTGGGACTCCGACACGCCCTCGCGGGTCGGGACGCGCGACCACGAAATCGAAGTCGGGTCGTACGTCCGGGGACTCGAGTGTCCACGCGAGGACGACAAGCTGAAAGTCCTCGGCGAGATGAACGTCGGGACCGACGACCACTCGTACCCGTGGCTTCGCGTGACTCGCGAGAGTATCCGCCAGGGTGTCGACATCCTCCTGACCGGGCCGGAGGCGCTGGACTACATGTTCGTCAGCGACAACCAGGAGACCCGGGGTATTCTGGGTGAACAGCCCGGAGACGTACCACTCAAGCACGTCGTCTTCGACGAGGCCCACGTCTGGAGTGGTATCCAGGGCGCAGCGGTTTCGCTGCTCTCCCAGCGTCTCAAGGCCTACTACGCGGACCGGGACCCACAGATCACGATGGTTTCCGCGACCGTCGACAATCCGACGGAACTGGCTGCGGACCTGACGGGGGCTGACGAGACAGCTATCAACACCGTCGAGTTCCGGGCGCGAGAGTTCGCGGCCCAGGGGACGCCCGACTTCGAGCGGCTGGCGCCGTGTACCATCGACGACCTCGTGACGACGCTCGCGCTCGTGCACGTCCTCGACGTCGACGCGGGAACGCTCTCGACGGAGTATGGCCTTGGAAATGCGGTGGAGACACTACAGACCGTGGGGCTGCTCACCCGGTCGTCGCCGCTATCACTGGGGAACGCGGCCGGCGACTGGGTGACAGGACCGATCGACCAGGCAGTGGCCCGGGCGACGGATTCGGACCCCGAGCGGTTCCCCGACGCCGAAGCCGTCGTCACGACAGACCGTGGCCAGACGCGCGTCGTCGACGCGGTGGTCGAAGCCAGTGGAATCCAGTCCGGCTGGTTCGAGTACGCCATGGCCAACGTCCCGGAGGTGGCCCGGTTCGCCGACTGGTTCGACGAGGAGACGACGGGCGTCGTGGGGTTCAAACACTACGACGCCCTCGTCGACCAGGTCGCCGAAACTGGCGTCGACGACCCGGAAGGAGTGCTCCAGTCTGTACTGGCGTTCGGCCGCCTCGCGGGCGTCGTCACCGAGAAGTACCACACCTTCCTCAAGCCGCCGTACAAGGTGTACTGGTGTCGCGACTGCGAGCGAGTGGCGCGGGACAGCCGGTGTCCCGACTGCGGTAGTGACCTGCTGGAGATGCAGTTCTGTCGACGGTGCCACCAGCCGTACGTCGAAATCGGGGCTGACGGGACTGTCGGAGACGGTGGCGTCTCTGGGCGCGACGCGTCGGCGGACTCGTCGTTCATCCCGGTCGGTGCTGACGCGAGTGGCGTCCCGTCGGGAGGTGACCGGTGTCCGGGCTGCAAGGGAACTCCCCAGCTCTCCGACGTCGGCGTCCCGACGCCGTCGTTGCTCTCGTACATGTTGACCGAGCTCTGCCGGGTCTCTCCGTCGAAGAAGACCCTGGTGTTCTCCGATTCGCGGAGTACGGCGGAGTCGGTCGGCGACCGAATCATCGACACGGAGTACGGGCTGATGGCCGAGACGCTCTACGTCGACGAACTCATCGACAGGGGCGGGCGGGCGGACAACTACGACCTCTTCCGAGCCGTCTCCGACCGACTCCGCGAAGAGTACTGGGACCCGCTCATCCAGAACGACGTCAACGAGGACGGGACGGCCTACAACTTCCTCCGGACGTTGCTCGACGACATCGAGGCCCACGCCATGCTGTCCAACTGTGATCACCTGCTGGACAGCGCCCTCGTCACGGCCGCGCCGGTGTACGAAACAGAGAATCTAGAAGCACTGCAGGTCGGTCACGCCCTGTACAAGCTGTTCGCGGGATCGTCGGCTCCTTCCTTCTCCAAGCAGCGGATGCAGTTCGCTGGCCTGACACGCGAAAAGGCCCTCGACCGGCTGGACTCTCGACTGGGCTACGACCGCTCGCTGATAGACCGGCATCTCGATTCGCAGCTGCGGACGTTGCTCGACGTCGGTGTCATCAGCGAACTGTCCTGGGACGAAGCCAGAGAGACCATCCAGTCGTCGTCGCAGTCCGAGGCCGTCAAACACGAGGTGTTCGACTTCATCGAGGCGGCCAGAGAGGAAGTCGTCGAGCGCGATCTGACTCCCGAGCCGGAGAGCGGTGTGTACACGCGCACGCCCAAGCGCGACGATAGTGACCTCGTCTTGCTACCACAGGCGGCGTTCTGTGCGGGGTGTTACCGTTCGTATCCCGTTACTGCCGATGGCGACGCTCCGACGACGTGTCTCCACTGCGACGCGGCGCTGGAAACGTATCAGCGGTTCCGTGAATCCGACGAGGGATTCGTCGCCGATCCGGGATACGCGACCGCCGCCAGCGACTGGGAATACGCGGTCGATCACTGGGCCTACGACATCACCCGGTTCATCCGGGATGGGGCGATTCCGGAGTACATCTCCGTCGGGATCCACAAAGGAAACATTCCGCATACCCTCCGCGGAGCGATCGAGGAAGGGTTCCGGAAGGACGACCCGGACGTGAACATCGTCAGCGCGACGCCGACCATGGAACTCGGCGTCGACATCGGCACACTGGACACGGTCGCCCAGGTGGGGATCCCACCGACGCTGACGAACTACGTCCAGCGGAGCGGGCGAACGGGACGAACCCGGGGAAGTTCCTCACTCGTGGTCACGGCCATCCGTGGCAATCATCCGGTCGATAGCCACTACTACGGGAATCTGGAGACGTTCCTCGGTGAGTTCGAACCGGTCCGGGTCCCGGATCCCTACGAGTTCGACGAGCTCCTCGCCAGCCACGTGGTCACGGAGACGTTCGCCTACCTCGCCCGGAACCCCCACGAGAGTAACGTCTTCCAGAAGATGTACCGCATCGACGAGCGCAAGGAGAATCTGGTCAACTTCATCAACTCGGTGACCAACCAGCTCGACATCCTCCGTGAGTTCATGCTCGACGAGCGGCGCGATGCCGTCGTTCGGCATATCGAGGACATCTTCGGCGAACGCGGCGTCGAACTGTTCGAGCAGGTGTTCGAGGGCGACGGCCCGCTCTCCCTCGACGACCGGATGGACAAGACGTTCTCGAAGCTGACCAGTATGTCCGGGGAGGGGGAGATGAACAAGTCGTTCACCGAGCAGAACGGCCGTCTGGACGGCTGGCTCAGCCGCCTCGGCTACCTGGCCAACTACCGGTCGTTCGGCCAGCAGTTCCCCGTCCGGTTCACCGGGGCCAACGACGGCATCCAGTTCGAAGGGTCGGGCCGGCTGTACGATATGTTCCCCGGCGAGGAGAACGACCTCGGATCGGTGCTCACGCTCCACGGGACGGACTACATCGTCGACGACGTCCACGGGACCGAGACGCCGTTGACGACCGTCACCGTCTGTGCGAACGACGAGTGCGAACGGCCTTTCCAGAGCTACGACGCCGACGGTACGACCTGTCCCCACTGCGAGGAGGAGATGGTCGAAACACCTGTCCACGGCGTGAGCTCCGTCGAGTGCAAGGCTGCCAAAGGAGGCCAGAAAGGCTACACCACACGCGGGCTCCGGTCGACGTTCATCGAGGAACCGACCGACGATGCAGCAATCAGGGTGGACGAGCGCCGGTCGGTCTTCGGGCTTGACGCGCGCCTCACCTACGGACAGCTCGAGGTGACCGACTTCGTCTACGCCTTCGAGCGGTGGCACACCAGGGGAAGCGACAAGGAAATTCTCCGATCTGAGGCCGTCATCGAGCGTGACGAGGCCGGCGGGTCGACAGGCAGTTCCTGGCAGGAACGCATGGCGGACGTCGAGGAGGAGATCTACCGCCCGGTGGGCCAGCAGTACTTCACGCAGGGGCTGACGATGCGTTTCGACGAAGCAGCCGTCCGAGAGCGCTACCAGGCCCTGGCTCACGATACCGTCTCCTGGCCCCAGGCGCTCGTCAGCCTCGAACAGGCCATGGAGAAGGCAATCGCCATCGTCGCCGAGTGCGACCGCGACGACTTCCGCGTGAAGGCGACGACCACGGGAACGGACGTCGTCGTGCACGTCGTCGACTCACGCCAGGGCGGCAACGGCATCACGTGGCAGGTCCTGGACCGACTCCAGGCCGTCGAACGCCGTGTCCGGGAGGTCGCCGACTGCGACCGGTGTAGCGATTACTGCGACGAGTGCCTCCTCCTGGCCCGGACGCCCGCGTACTACCTCGACAACGACCTGCTCGACAGGCGGACGCTGAGCGCCGTCGTCGGGGGCAGCCAGTGA
- a CDS encoding ATP-binding protein yields the protein MRKEPKVNKVNEFLEIASDFEDPLEVIRESLSNAYDANATTVDIRIRTRPHGSDIVIEDDGDGMNERDLESFFDLGNSRKTDSIGYKGHGTKIFYKSDAIEVNTAKDGTNRRAVMESPWAKLNRRELPEYELTEQPTRAENPGTLIKIQNFRSGQGFDPESLTYNKIEHYLKWKTIAGSTAYLFDDDFQEMDITVDLDEEIDDSMDQLTTTNKLELPSEQREPSDGEFPAARMCKHYPARELEVDYDGGSTTIQIVGVVGGKETRNEFPTYGRHSAQFGVWFAKDHIKVERLNEAISHDNEFIHFFFVVNCQDFELSANRETIRNKASPVYRAIAEEVEFYLSKVTQDPWFKDYLVTRREGELQRRAESQQSTLTDRRETVDSRDIPTPSNRAELLLTLQRVASGDRALDVTVEDFEPNSDVHAIVRQSGKLRNAAVHLQATEHFEEEIPLSNVDLLLCWDVGDPTVLEEFARSGYIGGEVELALDDDALTYVKDGSHYIEILEVKELLQEKQAVVADD from the coding sequence ATGAGAAAGGAACCAAAAGTCAACAAGGTAAACGAGTTTCTCGAGATCGCCAGCGACTTCGAGGACCCGCTCGAAGTCATCCGTGAATCGCTGTCCAACGCGTACGACGCCAACGCGACAACCGTCGACATCCGCATCCGAACGCGACCACACGGGTCGGACATCGTCATCGAGGACGACGGCGACGGGATGAACGAACGAGACCTGGAGTCTTTCTTCGATCTGGGCAACTCACGAAAGACGGACTCGATCGGCTACAAGGGCCACGGTACGAAGATTTTCTACAAGAGCGACGCGATCGAGGTCAACACCGCCAAGGACGGGACCAACCGGCGAGCGGTGATGGAGTCGCCGTGGGCAAAGCTGAATCGGCGAGAACTCCCGGAGTACGAGCTGACCGAGCAGCCGACCCGCGCCGAGAATCCTGGTACGCTCATCAAGATCCAGAACTTCAGGTCCGGGCAAGGCTTCGACCCGGAGTCGCTCACCTACAACAAGATCGAACACTACCTGAAGTGGAAGACCATCGCCGGGTCGACGGCGTACCTCTTCGACGACGACTTCCAGGAGATGGACATCACGGTCGACCTGGACGAGGAAATCGACGACTCGATGGATCAGCTGACAACGACGAACAAACTGGAACTGCCGAGCGAACAACGCGAGCCCAGTGACGGTGAGTTCCCGGCTGCACGGATGTGCAAGCACTACCCGGCACGAGAACTCGAAGTCGACTACGACGGGGGGTCGACGACGATTCAGATCGTCGGCGTCGTTGGCGGTAAGGAGACCCGAAACGAGTTCCCCACCTATGGTCGACACTCTGCCCAGTTCGGCGTCTGGTTCGCCAAGGACCACATCAAAGTCGAGCGTCTCAACGAAGCGATCTCCCACGACAACGAGTTCATCCACTTCTTCTTCGTGGTCAACTGCCAGGACTTCGAACTCTCGGCCAACCGCGAGACGATCCGGAACAAGGCCAGTCCCGTCTATCGGGCGATCGCCGAGGAAGTCGAGTTCTACCTCTCGAAAGTGACCCAGGACCCGTGGTTCAAAGACTACCTGGTAACACGGCGCGAGGGGGAGTTACAGCGACGCGCGGAGTCACAGCAATCGACGCTCACGGACCGGCGTGAAACCGTCGACAGTCGGGATATCCCCACCCCGTCGAACCGGGCCGAACTGCTGCTCACCCTCCAGCGGGTTGCCAGTGGTGACCGCGCACTCGATGTCACCGTCGAGGACTTCGAGCCGAACTCCGACGTCCACGCGATCGTGCGCCAGTCCGGGAAACTACGGAATGCCGCGGTCCATCTCCAGGCGACCGAGCACTTCGAGGAGGAGATTCCCCTGTCGAACGTCGACTTGCTCCTCTGCTGGGACGTCGGCGACCCGACGGTCCTCGAGGAATTCGCTCGATCGGGCTACATCGGCGGTGAGGTAGAACTCGCACTCGACGACGACGCACTGACGTACGTGAAGGACGGAAGCCACTACATCGAGATTCTGGAAGTGAAGGAGTTGCTCCAGGAGAAACAGGCCGTCGTCGCGGACGACTGA